From the Argopecten irradians isolate NY unplaced genomic scaffold, Ai_NY scaffold_0017, whole genome shotgun sequence genome, one window contains:
- the LOC138311335 gene encoding uncharacterized protein: protein MSKAAPIGKIIDYFYRVEFQQRGSPHTHCFFWVENAPQLDKDDDVDIVEFVDKYISCAIPSEHESEMHEIVTSVQQHSKRHSKSCKKNGKACRFNFPRPPSNNTFVSRPGTDMKDLKQTEPNMSAEEFDEVCAHNLKVGGMPVEIAKKILSDIWKHMANEDNENTSVDDIFKQLGLTQSLFEKACNTLTKRTNVVLKRDSHDVWINQYNPHLLRCWNANMDIQYVTDAYACVVYMVSYIAKAEREMSQILDHAQTEAREGNVDAEQAMKKLGSVYLHHREVSAQEATFRVCNLRLKESSRKVQFIPVGDNPVRMSLPLSVIKSKSENDDSDIWMSSVVDKYKARPNIAEFDDMCLATFCSEYRVLSSTEVGSKHRSTVYTLNNNLGSVMKRTRTDIAVIRYPRFSMTRAPEKYFQSILQLFLPYRADVQLKPNGFETHEEFYNRGYVKVGFNEALQEVKSIIDTNRSFYEKDIDVLEDAENVLENAGPREDAWAQICPETESERIKCDQEKIITKENEDNIQGIPDWVCNKNSQNVEICPTVVTKEEGLAILRSMNPKQNSVFSKIRKWCLATIHGKNPDPIHIFLTGGAGTGKSHLIKAVYYESTRLFAPTLQNPDDVSVLLVAPTGVAAFNIGGSTIHNALAIPVEATTAYQPLSDEKLNTLRSKLAQLQLVIIDEISMVDKKLLSYVHGRLRQIKQTGDHSPFGNVSVLAVGDFYQLPPVKGKSLYTKDIFYDLWNDNFRIVELDEIMRQKDDKEFAMVLNRCRVKAKNDNLSNKDRELLSNRETGEVSNGIHIYACNDQVDEHNLNTLHTICNDPVSIEADDWTKDERSGRMTRKEASDTQARQCTLPRSLWLSVDARVMLTKNVDVSDGLVNGAFGTVKQLVKENSSETIKCVEVCFDNKKVGLKQGRKVGDETFVMIERHEEIIGRNSRNTRRQFPLKLAWACTVHKVQGLTTDSAVVCLKKIFAPGQAYVALSRVTSMHGLTITDFDQKAIFCNPK from the coding sequence ATGTCCAAAGCAGCGCCAATAGGCAAAATCATTGACTATTTCTATAGAGTTGAATTTCAACAAAGAGGATCACCACATACTCATTGTTTTTTTTGGGTAGAAAATGCCCCACAATTGGACAAAGATGATGATGTAGATATAGTTGAATTTGTTGACAAATACATATCATGTGCAATACCTTCGGAACATGAGTCAGAAATGCATGAAATTGTAACAAGTGTACAGCAGCATAGCAAACGGCATTCTAAATCCTGTAAGAAAAATGGGAAAGCATGTAGATTTAATTTCCCCAGACCTCCGTCAAACAATACATTTGTGTCACGCCCAGGTACTGATATGAAAGACCTGAAACAAACTGAACCCAACATGAGCGCTGAAGAGTTTGACGAAGTTTGTGCACATAATCTGAAGGTTGGCGGCATGCCAGTTGAAATTGCCAAAAAGATTTTGAGTGATATTTGGAAGCATATGGCAAATGAAGACAATGAAAACACATCCGTTGATGATATCTTCAAGCAACTCGGATTAACACAATCTTTATTTGAAAAGGCTTGCAATACTTTAACAAAGAGGACAAATGTAGTTTTGAAGAGAGATTCACATGATGTTTGGATTAATCAGTATAATCCTCACTTGCTTCGTTGTTGGAATGCAAATATGGATATCCAGTACGTCACTGATGCTTATGCATGTGTAGTATACATGGTGTCATACATAGCCAAAGCAGAAAGAGAAATGAGTCAAATACTTGACCATGCTCAAACAGAAGCCAGAGAAGGAAATGTTGATGCAGAACAAGCAATGAAAAAATTGGGAAGTGTATATCTTCATCATCGAGAAGTCAGTGCGCAAGAAGCAACATTCAGAGTTTGCAATTTAAGACTAAAGGAAAGCTCAAGAAAGGTACAGTTTATACCTGTTGGTGACAATCCAGTTAGAATGAGCCTTCCGCTCTCCGTTATCAAATCCAAATCAGAAAATGATGATAGCGACATATGGATGTCCAGTGTTGTTGATAAGTACAAAGCAAGACCAAACATAGCAGAATTTGATGATATGTGTTTAGCTACATTTTGCTCCGAGTACAGAGTTTTATCATCAACCGAAGTTGGTTCTAAACACCGCAGCACTGTTTACActctaaataataatttaggGTCCGTAATGAAAAGAACAAGAACAGATATCGCTGTTATTCGATATCCCCGGTTTTCAATGACACGAGCACCAGAGAAATATTTCCAGAGCATACTCCAACTTTTCCTACCGTATAGAGCAGATGTACAATTAAAGCCAAACGGATTTGAAACACACGAGGAGTTTTACAACAGGGGCTATGTTAAAGTTGGATTTAATGAAGCACTGCAAGAGGTGAAATCGATTATAGATACGAACCGTAGTTTCTATGAGAAAGATATAGATGTGCTCGAAGATGCCGAGAATGTGTTGGAAAATGCTGGACCTCGAGAGGATGCATGGGCACAGATTTGTCCCGAGACTGAATCAGAACGCATTAAATGTGatcaagaaaaaataatcaCAAAAGAAAACGAAGACAATATTCAAGGAATACCCGATTGGGTTTGCAACAAGAATAGCCAAAATGTAGAAATATGTCCAACAGTGGTAACAAAAGAAGAGGGATTGGCAATATTGAGATCAATGAATCCAAAACAAAACAGTGTATTTTCAAAGATTAGGAAATGGTGTCTTGCCACAATCCATGGTAAAAATCCTGATCCGATACATATTTTCCTCACTGGAGGAGCCGGTACTGGAAAAAGTCATCTGATCAAAGCAGTATATTACGAGTCTACACGACTTTTTGCGCCTACATTGCAAAACCCAGATGATGTATCTGTTTTATTAGTTGCTCCAACTGGTGTAGCGGCATTTAATATCGGTGGTTCAACCATTCACAACGCATTAGCAATACCGGTAGAAGCCACCACAGCATACCAACCACTAAGTGATGAAAAGTTGAACACTTTGCGAAGTAAATTAGCTCAGCTACAATTGGTTATTATTGACGAGATATCGATGGTCGACAAGAAATTGCTTTCATATGTTCATGGGCGTTTAAGGCAAATCAAACAGACCGGCGATCATTCTCCGTTTGGCAATGTTAGTGTTTTAGCTGTTGGAGATTTTTATCAGCTTCCTCCTGTTAAAGGCAAGTCATTGTATACAAAAGATATTTTCTATGACTTGTGGAATGACAATTTTCGTATCGTAGAATTAGATGAAATCATGCGACAGAAAGACGACAAGGAATTTGCTATGGTGTTGAACCGATGTAGAGTAAAAGCCAAAAATGACAATTTGTCCAATAAAGACAGAGAATTGTTGAGCAATAGAGAAACGGGTGAAGTAAGTAACGGAATCCATATTTATGCTTGTAATGACCAGGTTGATGAACACAATTTGAATACATTACACACAATTTGCAacgatcctgtcagtattgaaGCAGACGATTGGACAAAAGATGAACGTAGTGGAAGAATGACAAGAAAAGAAGCTTCCGACACGCAAGCAAGACAATGTACTTTGCCAAGATCACTATGGCTTTCAGTTGACGCTCGTGTTATGCTTACCAAAAACGTTGATGTGTCCGATGGACTTGTTAATGGTGCGTTTGGAACAGTTAAACAGTTGGTTAAAGAAAACAGTagtgaaacaataaaatgtgttGAAGTCTGTTTTGATAATAAGAAGGTTGGTCTGAAACAAGGAAGAAAAGTGGGCGATGAAACGTTTGTTATGATAGAACGTCATGAAGAAATAATAGGCAGAAACAGTAGAAATACAAGACGACAGTTTCCTTTAAAACTTGCTTGGGCATGTACTGTACATAAGGTTCAGGGTTTAACGACCGATAGTGCTGTTGTttgtttgaagaaaatatttgcaCCAGGTCAGGCTTATGTTGCTCTAAGTCGTGTAACATCAATGCATGGACTGACAATAACAGATTTTGACCAAAAAGCAATTTTTTGTAACCCAAAGTAA